ATTCGAACCGGCTTCGCAGCACCCTAACCCGGTGAGAGCAACATCACTAACTCGGCCGTGTCGCATCGCCCTCACACCGGGGAATTGCGGCCCGAGTCCAACATCGGAGCCAGGTAGTCGCGCGCGAATCCTCGCGCCTGTTCCGGAGTCTCCAGCCCTATCACCGTCTGCCGGGTGAGGATCAACGACAGCGCAATCCGTATGTGCAGCTCGGCAACCACCCGCAAATGGGTGACGTCTTCTGCCGAAACCGCTGCATCACCATAGATTTCAGCCTTCCAAAGAGCCGCACAGAACTCACGGAACGTCTCGACCAGTGGCCCGGCCTCCACCGTGAGCGCGGGCAGGATCGACTCCGGTTCGGTTTCCAGCAGCCTGCGCAAGAGCGGGTGATCGAGAATAAATTCAACTGTGTAGGAAGAACTTTCGGCCATACGGTCGGCCAGCGTCATCGAGCGGCCTTCCACACGGGAGGCCACGCCGGCCATGTACTTCCGCAGCTCCGCGTACACAACCGCTTCGGTGAGCGCCTTCTTGTTCGGAAATCTCCGGTACACCGTCGCGCGACTGAGTCCCGCGCGTTTGGCGACGTCATCGACGGTGGATCGGCGCCAGCCCGCCACCGCAATCTGTTCGGACGCCGCCGCCAGTACCCGTTCGGTGAGTTCGTCGACGTCACCGGGCAGTTGCAGCGACGCGAGATCGGCCGATGCCAGCGTGTCGAGCAGTGTGTCCTTGGTCACTTGCATTCCACGCTCCTTGTCACTCGTCAGGGTGCCGACGATACTTCAGAAACAAAGATATAAATATTGTCTCATAGTCTCAGCATACAAGGAGGGCTCGTGGTCAGAGCGGCTTTTTCTCGCTACATTCAGGAAGTCTGTGCAACCCGGGTGCAGTTCCTCACCTTCCTCATGGGGGTCTGGTTCACCCCGCAAGGGCCCATCGGGCTGATGATCAACCACGACTTCCCGATGCACTCCACCCATGAGATGTACCGGGCGTCGTTCTACGCATTCGGCGTCATCCCGGTTGGCGTCAATGGCTGGCACGCCCTGTTCCACCTGGCCACCGGTGTTGCTCTGCTCATCGGCGCCCGCACCCGCATCGGAGCCATCCGCTACGCGGCCGTGGTGGCGCTGCTCTACTGGGCGATGGTGGCCGTGTGCATCCTGGGCGGCATGGCCGTGTGCAGTGTGATGGCCGTCGACACGGTCGGCAACTGGGTCCACAGTTCCGAAGGGCTGATCCTCGCCATGATCGCTGCCTACGGCCTGGTCAGCAGCGACGAGCACGCGGCGGTTCCGGCCACCTAGGAGGATCGCCGCCGCTGGGCGGGGCGATCGAACGATCGGTACGTTGAACAAGTGCGAAATGCGATGTCTCGCGCGGCCGTTGCCGCCATATTCCTGTTCTTATCCGGCAGCTTCGGGGTGTCCGCGGCGCAGACCGCGGATGCGGCGGCCTGCGCCGACATCGACCTGTCCTTCGCGCGCGGCACCAACGAGCCGGCGGGCCTCGGGGATGTCGGCAAGTCCTTCACCGATGCGGTGAAAAAGCAGCTACAGGGTGCCAAGGGAATGAGCATCGATACATACGGAGTGGACTACCCCGCCAGCGTCGACTTCATCCAGGCCGGCAAGGGCTCGGACGACCTGAGCAAGCACATTCAGAAGGCTGCCGCCGACTGTCCGAAGAAGAAGTTCGTCGTGGGCGGGTACGCACAGGGCGCGGCGGTGGTGGATGTGCTGCTGGGCAACACCCCTCCGGGGACCTACACCTTCACCAATCCGCTACCCGCCGGGCTGGAGGACCGCATCGTGTCGATCGTGCTGTTCGGGGATCCCAAGAACATCCGCCCGCCCGGTGTAGAGGTGAACCTCGCTATCCGGGAAGACTTACTGCACAAGGTCGTTGACGTGTGCAACCCCGGCGATTTCTTCTGCGATCCACAGGGCGGAGACATCGTCTCGCACACTACCTACGCCAAGGACAAGCTGACCGACAGCGCCGCGGACACCGTGGTGCAGCGGTTGGTCGCCCTGCTGGGCAACCCGTGCCACCAGAGCGCCAACGGCGCCGCGGCCGCCACCACGACCTGCCCGCCCAGCGCGTAGCCCAAGACGGGTATCCATTTCGCCGGTTCCAGCGCGCACGGACGCCTCCGCGCAGAACAATCGAGACACTCAACCGCGGCTTTGCCTGCGATGTAGTCGCATGTGTACAGTCGTGGATGGCCATGGCGTAGACAGTCGACTACACCGGCGGGAGCGGAGGGTGCAGCAGACATGAGCGGCGATATTCGTGTGGTGGAGCCGGGCGAATACACGTCACCCGCACACCCTCCAGAGCTCAAAGACATTCCCTGCGCCGACGGACGACGGCTGCCACCGGGTCCGGTACCCGGCCGCCCCTATGCCTTGCCTGCAGATCTTCTCGTCGAAGAGTTCGGTCCGCTGTTCTACGCGGATTTCGGGATTTCACGCCGGCTGTACGCCTGCTCGCTGGAACTGGTCGAGGAGCTGTGCGACGAAAGCCGGTTCATGAAGGGCATCACCGACCGGCTTGACCGATTCCGGCCACTGGCGGGCGACGGGTTGTTCACCGCCTACCCGGGCGAGGCCAACTGGCAGAAGGCCCACGATGTTCTGCTGCCCGGCTTCAGCTTCAGCGGTCTGCGCAACTACCACCCCGCGATGCTCGATATCAACCGTCAGCTCATTGCCCGCTGGGACGAGAGCGCAGGCAGGCACCTCGTGGACGTGGCCGAGGATCTGGGCAAGCTCGCCATGGACACGGTCGGGCTGGCCGGGTTCGGGGCGAGGTTCGACTCCTACCAGCAGGAGGGTCTTGCGGCCATTCCGGCGAGCTTCGCCATTGCGCTGCACCAGATGCTGGCTCCGGAAGGCGAGAACAGCGACCTGTTCGCGGCCGAACAGCAGAAGCTACACACCTTCATCGACGAGCTCATCGCACGGCACGAGGACGGTGCGGATGAGCATGAGAACCTGCTCGGGCTCATGCTCGCACCCGGCACCCCCCAGACCCCGGCGCTGGAGCTGAGCAGTGTTCATTTTCAGGTGCTGACGTTCTTGATCGCCGGCCAGGACACCACTTCCACGGTGATGCCAACAGCGCTCTACAGCCTGGTCAAAAACCCTGCCGTGCTGCACCGGGCACAGGCCGAGGTTGACGCGCTCTTCGGGCCGGAAGACGAACACACCCCCACGTTCGACGAGATCGGCAAGCTCCGCTATATCCGTCAGATCGTGGACGAGACGCTGAGGCTTTCGCCCCCGGTCCGCGAATTCGACCGAATGGCAACAGAAGACACCCTGCTCGCCGGGCGCTACCCGGTGCGGAAAGGCGAGGTCGTCACCGTCCTCACCACCGCGCTGCACCGGCAGCCCCAATGGGGCGACAACGTGGAGACTTTCGATCCAGACCGGTTCTCGCCGGAAAGATCGGCAGGGCGGCCGGTGAACCTGTTCAAGCCCTTCGGCACCGGCGCCCGGTCTTGCATCGGGCGGCAGTTCGCGCTGCACGAGGCGACGATGGCCATCGCGGCACTGGTACACAGATACCGCTTCATCGACTCCGAGCACTACCAGTTGCGAACCCAAAGTGATCTCATCCGGAAACCGGTGGGCTTTCGGATGAGCTTGGCACGACGCACTTCCCAAGACCGCCAGCATGAATCGGCCGCCACAGCCGCCGTTATGCCGCAGGAGTCCCCGCTATCGGTGCTCACCGCCGCGCCGGGATCGGCGCTGACCGTCTTCCACGGCTCAAACCTGGGCACCTGTCGAGCACTGGCGCACCAACTGGCCGAAGAAGCTTCCGATCTCGGCTACCGGACTACCGTCGCCCCGCTGAACGAAGCGACACAAGCCCTGCCCGGCGAGGGCACCATGGTTGTCGTGGCCGCCTCCTACAACGGTCAACCCACTGACGATGCCCGGCAGTTTCTCACCTGGCTCGATAGCGCAGACGCTCGTGTGGACGGCGGGCTGCGCTATGCAGTGCTCGGCGTCGGGGATCGGAACTGGGCCGAGACGTACCAGGCGGTGCCTCGAAGAATCGATGAACGACTCGCCGCGATCGGCGGCACGCCGATTGTTTCCCGTTGCGAGGCCGATACTTCCGGTGATTTCGCGGGTAGCGTCGAGTCTTTCTCGCAGGCACTCTGGACCTCGTTGGGCACGGTTGCCGGTGCGGATACACCCACCGGCACCCTCGAGGGGCCCCTGTACGAACTCCGCGCCATCGACGGGCCCGTGACAGCGGCAATCGATGCTCGGTTCGAAGTGATACCCATGACGGTTCTGGAGAACCGGGAATTGGTTGGCGCCAATAACCCACTGGGACAGGCCAAGCGGCTGGTACGTGTGGCATTGCCCGTCGACGTCGAGTACCACACCGGGGACCACCTCACCGTCCTCGCAGATAACCTGCCCGAAGTCGTGGACAAAGCTGGCGAGTTACTCGGCCTCATCCTGGACCGGCGCATCTCCATCAACACCCGGCGTAACAGCCGACGAGCCATTGCACTGGACCGCGAGGTAAGTGTGCGCGAGCTACTCACCCACTTCCTCGAACTGCGCAAGCCGGCCACCAGAACGCAGCTGCTCCGCCTGGCCGCGGCGAATCCCTGCCCACCGGAGCGATCCGCGATGGAGGCGCTCGCCGAGCATCCGGAGACGCGATCGCTCGGTATCGCGGGGTGTCTCATGGAGTTTCCCGCCACCACGCTGTCTCGCGCCGAGCTTCTTGAACTGTTCGAACCGATGACACCACGGCACTACTCGATAGCGTCCTCTGCCCGGCAAAGCCCGGGGATCGTCGAGCTCGTGGTCAGCGTGCTCGATGCCCCCGCCCGCTCCGGCTTCGGAGATTTTCAAGGAGTGGCATCCAACTATCTCGCCAATATCAAGCCAGGACAACAGATTCGAGCACGGGTCGACCAGGCCCGGCAGGCATTTCGGGCCGGGGCCGCCCCCGCCCGGAATGTCATCTTGGTCAGTGCCGGTACCGGAGTCGCACCGTTCCGGGGATTTGTCGGTGACCGGCTGGCCGCACAGCGCGCCGGCGAGCCGTTCGCTCCGGCGCTCTGCTTCTTCGGCGTCCGGCATCCGGAAGTCGACTACCTGTTCCGAGACGAGTTCGCAGCCGCGGAACAGTCGGGCGTGGTCCACATGCGCCCGGCGTTCTCCCGCGCATCCGAGAACGGCATCAAGTACGTACAAGACCGGATTGCCGCCGACGCGGACGACATCTGGGATCTGCTCGGCGATCCTGCCAAGCAGACGCACGTGTACGTCTGTGGCGATGGCGGCAAGATGGCCCCTGCCGTCCGAGAAGCATTCTTGGATATCTACCGGAGGCACACCGGCGCCACCGAGCCTCAGGCGCGAAACTGGCTTACCGGCCTGGTCGAGGCCGATCGCTATGTGGAGGATGTCTGGACCGAGTGAGACCCATGGCAGCCCGGTCTCGGCGGCACGTAGTGTTTGTTGAAGGTCCCTGACTCTTCAAGCGGGAGTACACCGATGCGCAGACGCACCTTTCTCCGATCCGGCTCCGTGGCATTGCCCGCTGTGGCTCTGGGCTTGTCCACAACCGGAACCGCCCACGCCGATGTTCGCCCTACCGGGTCAATTGCGTACCCGTTCAGTGCCATTGACGTACCTGCGAAAAGCGCGCCGTGGACCCTGGAAACGGACCGCGCTGCGCTGCTGGTTCACGATATGCAGCACTACTTCGTGAAGGCATATGCGCCACATACCGATCCCATCGGCACCGTGCTGAAGAACATCAGGAGCCTGCTCGACGTCGCGCATGCACGCGGCATGCCGGTGCTCTACTCAGCGCAGCCCGGAGGTATGACACCGGAGCAGCGCGGACTCTTCGGCCAGCTGTACGGGCCGGGCATGCCAGATGACGACGCCGAGCGCGCGATTGTCGATCCCATAGCGCCGATGGCCACGGATACCGTTCTGACGAAATGGAAGTACAGCGAGTTCTTCCGCTCTGAACTTCTGGAGATTCTGCGTAACGCCAACCGCGATCAGCTGATCATCGTCGGCGTCTACGCCTTCTCCGGAATCACCGTGACATCCGCCGATGCGGTCCAGAACGACATTCAGGCGTTCATCGTCTCCGATGCTGTCGCGGACTACACCGCTGCGGGGCACAACCAGGCGCTAGCCTGGTGCGCGGAGCGGACGGCCAAGATACTGACCACGAAGTCGGCGCTCGCCGCGCTCGGCAGCTCGTAGTCACCCGCCGACATCACGAAGGCCGCCTGCATATCTCACGCAGGCGGCCTTCGTGATGTTGCCTAGACCAGTGCGGGCACCGTGGCCAGTGCCTGGGCGACACCGGAGACGATCGCGGCGATCTTGAGTGCCTCGAGCACCTGCTCGCGTGTCAGTCCGGCTTCACGCAGCACCTTCTCGTGCGAGCCGACACAGAAGTGACAGCCGTTGATCGTCGAAACCGCGAAGGACCAGAGCTCGAACTCGGCCTTGTCGACACCGGGGTTGCCGATGATGTTCATCCGCAGACCCGGGCGCAGGTCGTCGTAGGCTCCGTCTAGGAAGCCGCGACCCCGGTAGAACACGTTGGTCATCGCCATGATGGACGCCGCGCCCAGCGCAGCATCGAGGGCCTCCGGAGCCAGGATGCCCGCGGCCTCCTCGCGGATCTCCTTGAACACCTGCTCGTTCCGAGTGGCGGCCGCCGTGGCGACCAAGGTGCCCCAGAGCTGACTCTGCGAGAGCACGGTGCCGCGGGCGACCGTGCCGAGGTTGAGCTTGAGGTCCTTGGCGTACTCGGGCAGCGCTTCCTTCAGGTTTTCAATAGACACAGTTACCCAATCCTCCTAAACACCCGCGCTCATCAGTTCGCCCGCGTCGATCGTCGGATCACCCTTGCGCCAGTTGCAGGCGCACAACTCATCGGACTGCAGCGCGTCGAGGACACGCAGCACCTCGTCAACGTTGCGACCAACGGAACCCGCTGTGACGGAAACGAACTGGATGATGTTGTCCGGATCGATGATGAAGGTCGCGCGGTCCGCCACGCCGTCGGAGTTCAGTACACCGGCGGCCTCGGCCAGCTCACGCTTGAGGTCGCTGAGCATCGGGAACGGCAGGGTCTTGAGGTCCTCGTGCTGAGCGCGCCACTGGAAGTGCACGAATTCGTTGTCCACCGAGGCACCCAGCACCTGGGTGTCGCGATCGGCGAACTCGTCGTTCAGACGGCCGAACGCGGCGATCTCGGTGGGGCACACGAAGGTGAAGTCCTTCGGCCAGAAAAAGATCACACGCCACTTGCCGGGGTGGTCGTCACTGGTGACGGTGGTGAAGTAGTCGTCGGGCTGCTGCGCGTTCACCTTCGACAGATCGCCGCCGATGACCGCAGTCAGGTTGTAGGCCGGGAATTCATCGCCGATGGTCCGCAGAGTCACGATCCTTCTCCTTTACGTATTCGCTGAATGCTTACTGGCACCATCGTGCCGGAAATCTTTCGAAAATAAAACGTGATTGTTGGCACTATATTGATAGGTATGTCCGATCGTAGTTATCAACCGACCCTGGTCGGCCTGCGCGCTTTCGTGGCTATTGCACGGAAACGCCACTTCGGCAGCGCCGCCGCCGAGCTCGGGGTGAGTCAGCCCTCGCTCTCACAGGCCCTCTCCATGCTCGAAGAGGGATTGGGCGTGCGACTCATCGAACGCAACACCCGCACGGTGCTGCTCACCCCCGAGGGCGAGACACTGCTGGGAAAGGCCGCCTCCACCCTCGACGCGGTCGATGAATTCACCTCTGCAGCAAGCGGAGTTCGCGATCCCTTCGCGCAGACACTGCGGCTCGGCCTGATCCCCACGGTGGCGCCCTATGTGTTGCCCATGGTGCTCAGCGGCCTGTCCCGTGAGTTCCCCGAGATGTCGTTGCGGGTCACCGAGGACCAAACCGGACGGCTGCTGCGGTCATTGGCCGACGGATCCCTGGACGTGGCCGTCATGGCGCTGCCCGCGCAAACTCACGGCATGGCGGAAATCCCCATGTACCGGGAGGACTTCGTCCTGGCGCTACCGTCCGGGCACCCGCTGGCAGGCAGCACGAACGTCGAGCCCGCCGATCTGGCCGATATGCCGCTGCTGTTGCTGGATGAGGGGCATTGCCTTCGCGATCAGGCCCTGGAGGTCTGCCAGCTCGCCGGTGTGCGCCCCGATCTCGGCCACACCCGCGCGGCCTCCTTGGCCACCGCCGTGCAATGCGTCGAGGGCGGGCTGGGGGTCACGCTGATCCCGGGCACCGCCGTCACCGTCGAAACCGCGAGCGGCGGACTGGCCACCGCGACCTTCGCCGCACCGGTACCGGGGCGACGGATCGGTCTGGTGTACCGCGCGATCAGTGGACGCGAGGACGCCTACCTGCGGCTGGCCGAACTACTGACCCGACTCGTCTCGGCCGTGCATCCGGTATCCGCCGAAGCGGCCTAACGCCAACGCGCCAGGATCTCCTCGGCCCGCGTCGACAGCGCCCGCTGAAAGAAGGGCCCGAAGCTGATCCGTCCCACACCCAGCGGACCGAACGAGGCCGGGTCATCCACGTCCGGCAGCGCGATCGCGTTGACCGGCAGCGGAAGTTCAGAGGTCAAGCGCCGCTGCACATCCGGCTCGTGCCGACCGACCGGGTACAGCGAATCGGCACCGGCCTCGGCGGCGAGCTTCAGTCGCGCGATGGCCCGATCGACGCGATCGGATTCGTCTCCGATCTGCCGCAGCAGAATGTCGGTGCGCGCATTGAGCACCAGCGGGACACCGGCTTGATCGGCAGCGACACGAAGTGCGCCAACCAGATCCGCGTGCTCCTGCGGTTCCCGAATCCGGCCGCCCTCGCTGTGCACCGTGTCCTCGATGTTCAGACCGGCAGCGCCCGCCTCGATAAGCCCCTCAACAATGCGCTGCGGCGTCTGGGCATATCCGGACTCGATGTCCACCGACACCGGCAGGTCGACCGCTGCCGTGATCTGCGAGACCCGAGCCAGCACGTCCTCGAACGACATGCCCTCGCCGTCGGGCTTGCCCACGGAATCGGCCAGCGGATGCGACCCCACGGTCAGCGCCGAGAATCCGGCATCCGCGGCGAGCTTGGCCGACCACGCATCCCACACCGTGGGCAGGAACACCGGATTACCGGGAACGTGCAGTGACTTCAGCAGAGAGGCCTTGGCAGCGAGATCTGTCATGCCTACATCCAACCCTGTTGCGAGCGGATTTACTCCAGCGATTCGGACACGGAGCCACGACGCGCCATGAGACGCGCGACCGCGTCGTGCATGTGCTCGTCGATGAGTCGAAACGCGGCGGGCGCATCGCCGGCACCGATGGCCGCACAGAGCACCTCGTGTTCACGAACCTGCTCAGTGAGATCCGAGTAGGTGCCCTGCAGCTCGCCCAACAACATCCGCGTCTCCAGCAGCAGCGTGCGCATCGCCCGGCGCAGCCGCGGGCTGCCGGAGCAGTCGACCAACACCTCGTGAAAGTCCTGATCGGCGTCGGTGACCGCGACGAGGTCTCCGCGCGTCGCCGCCTCTGTCATCACCGCCACCGGGACGAGCAGGCGCCGGTAGGCAGTGACGGTGTCGCCGGACATGATGCATTCCAGCGCAGCGCGCTCGATCGCCGCCCGAGACCGGTAGACGTCGTGCACGTCCTCATCGGTCAGCTCGATGACGAAGATGCCTCGATTGCGCTCGCTACGCAGCAGACCCTCGGACACCAGACGTTGCATGGCTTCACGCAGTGGCCCGCGCGACACCGCGAACTGCGCCGCCAGCGACGCCTCCCCCAACTGCGCGCCGGGCGCCAGCACGCCCCGCATGATCGCGATCCGCAACCGCTCGGCGATCAGCTCCGCCGTCGACTGCCGTTCCAGGGGCGCGAACTCCTCAGGTACCAGCGTCGTCATGTCGTCTCCTGAAAAGCCGCCCCAAACCCGGAAAATCGGGCACCTCTTTGATTAATCGCAAACCTTCCCACACCGTCACCTGGTTCGCGGTCAATACCGCCTTGCCCAGCCGCGATTCGAGCCGCTCGACATGCGCGATGGTGTGCATGGCGGTATCCGGGATCAACAGCGCCTCGGCGTCCGGATGATCATGAGCATCGGCCAGCTCGTCGATCTGATCCGCCGTGAGCCGGCCTACCTCGGCAGCGGTGTCAATGCCCGCCTCGCCCATCGACACCACCTCGATACCGTGCGCGGCCAGAAACGCGACGAACAGCTCCGCGATGTCCCGCGGATAGCTCGCCGCCACCGCCACCTTCGAAACCCCCAGTGCGGTGGCTGCATTGACGAAGGCGAAGGACGTGCTGGACGCGGGTGTACCGCTGTGCTCCGACAGGCCCGCCACTTGCTCGGCCGCGCCCTGCGGGCCGTACACAAAACTGCCGGAGGTGCACGCCCAGACGACAGCGCCGGGCTCGTGGGGACGCAACAGTCGAGCACCCTCGGCGAGCCTTTCGGGGCTTCCCAGATCCAGCAGTTCGGGAACCGCGTGCAGGTCCGTGCCGTAGATGTGCACGACGGGGAAGTTCATATCCAGCTGCCGGGCCACCAGCGGGTAGTCCGACTCCGCAGCGTGATCCGGGTAGATGAATCCCACCGTCGGCGCGAAGGGCCGTCCACCGGACACCATCAGGTACCTCCTCCGAATACGTCGCGGAGCCACTTACCGGGCCCCATCATGGGAAGACTCATCCGGTCCAGACAGGCCCAGATGGTCAGTTGATTGGCGGTCAGTACCGGCTTACCCAGCAGCCGCTCCAACGGCTCGATGACGTCGTAGGTCCGCAGGTTGGTGCAGCTGACGAAGATCGCCTCGGCATCATCGGTATCGGCGGCCAGAATCCGCTCGGCGACGGTGCGGTAGTTCACCTTCCAGATGCCGCCGCCCAGGCCCAGGTGATCCGTACGCACCACCGTGACGCCCAGCTCCCCCAGAAACTTGGCCAGCAACTCGGTCAACTCGGCGTCGTACGGGGTGATGACGCTGATCCTGCCGATACCCAAGGCGGTCACTGCCTCGGCCAGCGCGCCCGAGGTGGTGACCGCGGACTTGGCGCCTGCCGCCATGATCGCCTCGACCAGCGATCGCTCGTGCTCGACTCCCCGGATAAAACTGCCCGAAGTACACAGGTATGCAACGACTTCCGGTTCGACGTGCAGAACATCGCGGGTGGCCGCCTGCAGGTGGCCGGTGTTGGACACCAGCTCGGCCATGGCGCGGCTCACTGGCACCGGCTCATAGGGCGTGCGGGCCAGGTGCAAGGACACCTCGGCCGGCACCCACCGCCACAACTCACGTTCCAGCGCCAGGTCGAAGGGCGCAATGATGCCGATGCCACGCTGGTCAGCCGCCTCCGAGAAGTCGGGAAGAGACGAAAAATCCACCGGCAAGACCTAACACTCGCAGCATCGCTCTACGCTCCGAGCCACCACTCAGATTGTTGACAATCATACGATATCTTCATACGGTGTCAACGTGAGCGCGCGCCCGATTGTTGCGGTGCAGCACGCCGCCACAGCGGTACCCGACCGTCTCGCTCCCGTGACCGCGGCCGCCGAAGTACGCCTCGTGGAATCCGATCAGTTGGCGACGGCGCTGCCCGGAGCCGAGATCCTCTTCGTGTACGACTTCCGCTCGTCCGCACTGCGCGAAACATGGTCTGCCGCAGACTCGCTGCGCTGGGTGCAGATCGCATCGACCGGTGTCGATCCGGTGCTGTTCGACGGGCTCGTCGAGAGCCAGGTGGTGCTCACCAACTCGCGCGGACTCTTCGAGCGGCCCATCGCCGAGTACGTGCTGGCACAAATCCTGGCCTTCGCCAAGGATATTCGCCGCTCCACCCGCGCACAGGCAGCGCTGAGCTGGCGACACTTCGAGTCGGAGTCCATCGCGGGCTCGCCCGTCGCGGTGCTGGGAACCGGACCCATCGGCCAGGAGATCGCCGCCCTGCTGACCGCCGCGGGCATGCAGGTCACGGTGCTGGGCAGGGCCGAATCTGCCGATTTGCCTTCGCATGTGCGCGAGGCCGAGTACCTGGTGCTGGCAGCACCCCTTACCACGCAGACGCATGGAATAGTCAATGCGCGCGTGCTCTCGGCGATGCGACCGACCGCCCGGCTGATCAACGTGGGGCGGGGAGAACTGGTAGGCACCTGGGATCTGGTGTCCGCACTGAACCGAGGCGATATTGCCGGCGCGGCTCTGGATGTCACCGATCCCGAACCGCTGCCGGTCGGACATCCCCTGTGGCGCACACCGAATACGTACATAACGCCGCACAACAGTGGTGATGTCCACGGTTGGTCCGACCGTCTTCAGGACCAGTTCGTCGTCAACTTCGAGCGCTATCTCCGGGGCGAGGAACTTCTGAACATCGTCGACAAGGACAGGATGCACGGCAATGCATAAACCGACCGACCCCACCGAGATGACGGCCCTGGAGCTGGTGGCCGCCTACACCTCGGGAGAGCTGTCTCCGGTGGAGGCAACCGCGGCGGTACTGTCCCGGATCGCGCAGACCGACAGCACCATCAACGCCTACTGCCTTGTCGACGAGGAAGCAGCCCTGGCCGCCGCCACCGAATCCGAAGAGCGCTGGCGCGGCAACTACACCCGCGGGCTGCTCGACGGTGTGCCGATTTCCATCAAGGACGTGTTCCTCACCCGCGACTGGCCCACCCTGCGGGGCAGCGGACTGGTCGATCCGGCCGGGCCATGGGAGGTGGACAGCCCTGCCGTACAACGAATCCGGGCCGACGGCATGGTCATGGTCGGCAAGACCACCACCCCCGAGTTCGCCTGGAAGGGCGTCACCGACAGTCGTCAGCGCGGGGTCACCCACAACCCGGTAGACCCCCGCCGCACCGCCGGCGGATCGTCAGGCGGCAGCGCGGCTGCGGTGGCCGCGGGCATGGCGCCCATGTCCATCGGCACCGACGGTGGGGGCAGTGTCCGCATACCCGCCAGCTTTTGCGGCGTGGTCGGTTTCAAGCCCACCCACGGTCGCATCCCGATGTACCCGATCAGCCCGTTCGGCCCGCTGGCGCATGGCGGTCCGATCACCCGGACCGTCGAAGACGCTGCGTTGCTTATGGACATCATCAGCCTGCCGGATCACCGCGATCCCACCTCGCTGTCGCCGACCCTGACGACCTACCGCTCACAGGTATATCGCGATATGACCGGGCTCGACATCGCGTACTCCCCCACGCTCGGGTATGTCGACGTCGACCCCGAGGTCGCCGGCTTGGTGGAGAATGCGGTGAACGCACTCAATGATGCCGGGCTGCCGGTCACGCACGCCGACCCCGGCTTCACCGACCCGATCGACGATTTCGAAACACTATGGGCCGCAGGCGCGGCCGCCAGCCTGAACAACTACGGCTCCGTCGATGACGTGCGCGCGGGCATCGATCCCGGGCTGGCCCAGATGTGGGACGCCGGACTCGGCGCCTCGGCCACCGAATA
The nucleotide sequence above comes from Mycobacteroides saopaulense. Encoded proteins:
- a CDS encoding peroxiredoxin, whose protein sequence is MTLRTIGDEFPAYNLTAVIGGDLSKVNAQQPDDYFTTVTSDDHPGKWRVIFFWPKDFTFVCPTEIAAFGRLNDEFADRDTQVLGASVDNEFVHFQWRAQHEDLKTLPFPMLSDLKRELAEAAGVLNSDGVADRATFIIDPDNIIQFVSVTAGSVGRNVDEVLRVLDALQSDELCACNWRKGDPTIDAGELMSAGV
- a CDS encoding hydrogen peroxide-inducible genes activator yields the protein MSDRSYQPTLVGLRAFVAIARKRHFGSAAAELGVSQPSLSQALSMLEEGLGVRLIERNTRTVLLTPEGETLLGKAASTLDAVDEFTSAASGVRDPFAQTLRLGLIPTVAPYVLPMVLSGLSREFPEMSLRVTEDQTGRLLRSLADGSLDVAVMALPAQTHGMAEIPMYREDFVLALPSGHPLAGSTNVEPADLADMPLLLLDEGHCLRDQALEVCQLAGVRPDLGHTRAASLATAVQCVEGGLGVTLIPGTAVTVETASGGLATATFAAPVPGRRIGLVYRAISGREDAYLRLAELLTRLVSAVHPVSAEAA
- a CDS encoding isocitrate lyase/PEP mutase family protein yields the protein MTDLAAKASLLKSLHVPGNPVFLPTVWDAWSAKLAADAGFSALTVGSHPLADSVGKPDGEGMSFEDVLARVSQITAAVDLPVSVDIESGYAQTPQRIVEGLIEAGAAGLNIEDTVHSEGGRIREPQEHADLVGALRVAADQAGVPLVLNARTDILLRQIGDESDRVDRAIARLKLAAEAGADSLYPVGRHEPDVQRRLTSELPLPVNAIALPDVDDPASFGPLGVGRISFGPFFQRALSTRAEEILARWR
- a CDS encoding GntR family transcriptional regulator codes for the protein MTTLVPEEFAPLERQSTAELIAERLRIAIMRGVLAPGAQLGEASLAAQFAVSRGPLREAMQRLVSEGLLRSERNRGIFVIELTDEDVHDVYRSRAAIERAALECIMSGDTVTAYRRLLVPVAVMTEAATRGDLVAVTDADQDFHEVLVDCSGSPRLRRAMRTLLLETRMLLGELQGTYSDLTEQVREHEVLCAAIGAGDAPAAFRLIDEHMHDAVARLMARRGSVSESLE
- a CDS encoding maleate cis-trans isomerase family protein — its product is MVSGGRPFAPTVGFIYPDHAAESDYPLVARQLDMNFPVVHIYGTDLHAVPELLDLGSPERLAEGARLLRPHEPGAVVWACTSGSFVYGPQGAAEQVAGLSEHSGTPASSTSFAFVNAATALGVSKVAVAASYPRDIAELFVAFLAAHGIEVVSMGEAGIDTAAEVGRLTADQIDELADAHDHPDAEALLIPDTAMHTIAHVERLESRLGKAVLTANQVTVWEGLRLIKEVPDFPGLGRLFRRRHDDAGT
- a CDS encoding maleate cis-trans isomerase family protein; translation: MDFSSLPDFSEAADQRGIGIIAPFDLALERELWRWVPAEVSLHLARTPYEPVPVSRAMAELVSNTGHLQAATRDVLHVEPEVVAYLCTSGSFIRGVEHERSLVEAIMAAGAKSAVTTSGALAEAVTALGIGRISVITPYDAELTELLAKFLGELGVTVVRTDHLGLGGGIWKVNYRTVAERILAADTDDAEAIFVSCTNLRTYDVIEPLERLLGKPVLTANQLTIWACLDRMSLPMMGPGKWLRDVFGGGT
- a CDS encoding D-2-hydroxyacid dehydrogenase, with the translated sequence MSARPIVAVQHAATAVPDRLAPVTAAAEVRLVESDQLATALPGAEILFVYDFRSSALRETWSAADSLRWVQIASTGVDPVLFDGLVESQVVLTNSRGLFERPIAEYVLAQILAFAKDIRRSTRAQAALSWRHFESESIAGSPVAVLGTGPIGQEIAALLTAAGMQVTVLGRAESADLPSHVREAEYLVLAAPLTTQTHGIVNARVLSAMRPTARLINVGRGELVGTWDLVSALNRGDIAGAALDVTDPEPLPVGHPLWRTPNTYITPHNSGDVHGWSDRLQDQFVVNFERYLRGEELLNIVDKDRMHGNA